TGTGCTGCCCGAGATGTTCACCACAGGGTTTACGATGGCCGCCGACGAGGTGGCCGAGTCACCGGACGGCCCTACCGTGCGCTGGATGCAAAAGCGGTCCGCCGAGTTGAATGCGGTCATCACCGGCACTCTGGCGGTTCAAGAGGGTGGAGCCGCCTTCAACCGTCTGATTTTTGCTCACCCTGATGGTTCGATTGAACACTACGACAAGCGCCACTTATTCCGCATGGCCAACGAGCACACCGCCTATACGCCCGGTCAAACCCGACCGATATTCACACTGAAAGGGTGGCGCCTACGCCCCATCATCTGCTACGACCTACGCTTTCCCGTGTGGTGTCGGGCAGTTGACGACTACGATATCCTGCTGTGCCCCGCCAATTGGCCAAGCCCGCGGCATGCCGCGTGGGTCAGCCTGCTCACTGCACGTGCAATCGAAAATATCGCCTACGTGATTGCGACCAACCGGGTGGGACAAGACGCGCATGACAAGCTTTACTTGGGCAACTCAAAAGCGATTAACGCCAAGGGCCACACGCTGTGCGACGCCCTAGACGCGGAGGGCGTGGTTCAAACGTCTCTGTCGAAAAGCGCACTGCTTCGTTTTCGAGAACGTTTTCCGGTGCATATTGATGCCGATGCCTTCACGCTCGTCGAACGTGAATGACCGCGGAGTAGGGCCTGCGCCCGCACAACCGATCCACGACGCAACGCCGGCGGTATTAGCGTGCAATCGAGACGGGATTTAAGACGATCTTTTGAAGCGGTGAGACGAGGAGTAGTTGCGCAAGTACGCCTCAACACTTGCAGCAATGATCGGTTCACCGACAAGCGGGCCCTGCACCGCATCGCAACCCTTTTGACGAAGAAAACTGAGTTGCCCTTCATCAAACACGCCGTCGGCCGCCGCCAGCAAGCCGAGCCCGTGCGCCATAGCAATCGAAGCGGCCACCAGATGCTGATTGTCCTGCGATCGATTGACACCCCGCACCACCGAATGGTGGAGCTTAATCCCTGTCACCGACATGCGTCTTAATCGATTCAACGAGGTGTAGCCGGTCCCAAACGAGTCAATCCATAGGCTTACATCGTAAACACCGAGGTCACGAAGCAGTTCGGCGGTTAACAACATATTTTTAGAAAAACTCTGTTCACTGATCTCAAAACTGATGTCGCGCGAATCGATTTGCTCCCGCTCGAGTCCTTCCAGCAATATTTCGGATAGCCAACGCGGATCAAAATCAAGCGATGCCAAATTGTAGTGAAGTCGTAAATGATCAAAGCCCGCATCATGCCACCGGCGCAAATCTGCTAGCCCTTGGAAAAAACCCCATTCTCTGAACTTCTCACGCAAACCCGCCGATACCAATGCGGTCATAAAATGCTTGGGTTTCAGCTCCCCTCGTTCAGGATGATTCCATACGACCAATTGTTCAAACCCGGTTACGACGCGGCTGGTGGTATCGGCAATCGGCATGTACTTAAGCTCGAATTGCTCTTCTTCAATCGCCAAACGCAGCTCGGATTCCATCAGTAGGTTAAGTTCGACGCGTTCGTTTACGCGGTGTGTGTATGCCGACACAAGATTGGTGCCACGCTCTTTCGAGGTGTACATCGCCAGATCCGCATAACTCATCAACGTATCGGAATCTTTCGCATCGTGTGGATAAACGGCATACCCCACACTCGAGGACAGCACCACATCCATCCCAGCAATATCGACTGGCTGGCCGAGCGTACCGAGTAAATTGCGCGCCATCGGCGAAACGATGGTGGTGTCGGCAACGTCTCGCAGCAGTAGCACAAACTGGTCGCCGCCCCAGCGCGCCGCATTGCACACAGAAAGCCCGTTGGGCTCTCCATTCACATCCGTCGACCACGTGCGCAGGCGTTGCGCAAACGCTTTGAGCAGTCGATCACCAGCACCGTGGCCCAAACCATCGTTAACGCGCTTGAAGCCATCAATATCGATATACACCAGTACATGCTGCGCATCGGGATGACCGTTAACAAAAACATCGCTCATGAGTTGATGAAACGATGCGCGATTGCGCAGTCCCGTCAATTCGTCAAAGTACGCTTGAAATTCGATGCGCTGATTCTGTTCCTTTAAGTTCTGTCGCATCTGGTCAAACGACTGCGCCAGATCGCCGATCTCGTCGTCGCGCCGAAACCCAACGCGCGCGTCATAATCGCCCTTACCCAGACGATCGGCGAGCATCCCGAGTCGTTTCACGGGTTCGGCCAAGCGCTTCCCGGCCAACATTGCCACCAAACTCAACACCACAACTAGGACAAGGCCAATGACACCGAGCTCTAGAACACTGGTACGAACCGAATTGTCGGTCAGTTCGTTCAGCTGATCACCCAGTAGCGCGTGACTCTCATCGACGCCGGCAGTGCTCAACTCAACCACCACACCGCCATGAAGCTGCAGCTCGGAGCGCACCGGTCGGACCACTGCGATTGACCGACTCAGTACAAGCACGTCACTCTCGCCTGATTGAGGTCGGATGTTGGGAAACACCGTACGCACATCCTGATCGTACATGGCGATTTCACGTGTGCCGTCGTGCAAGATGCGTCCGTTGGCATCAAAAAAGAACACGCTCTCGACCGAGGTGGAGCGTCTTACCGGAACGATAAGGTCGTACAGCGACACCATATCCATGGCGAGATAGGGCTCGGTCACATTGTGCGCCAAAGTTTCCGCCAGTACGACACCGCGCTGACGAAGCTGGCGCACGGTTTCCGCCGCAAAGGTACGCTGGCTTTCTTGCGAGATTCGAGCGGATGTTTGTTGCAGCTGATAGACCTGCAATAAAAACATCGCAAACAACAGGGCGAACGCGATTGAACCCATGTAAATGGCATAACGTTGTGCCAGCGACAACTTGGACTTCATTTGTCCGCACCGTGGTTGTCGGTTGATTCGGCCATGGTGCGCTCAAAGGCGTCCATATCGCCACGAATTTTGTCGAGCGCCTGTTGTTGTGCCTCAGTAATGAGCGCGAACTCGCTGGCGCCATAGTAGCCATGGAGAATGTCCTGGGCGTCGGGATGGTTGTTCAAATCCAGTAGCGACTGCTGAATACGGGTGCGTAACAGCGGATCGATTCCAGCGCGCAGGATATCGAGGCTGCGTGGTACGTCCGTGGTGCGATAAAAAATCGACATATCCTGTCGAAACGCGGCTGGGGTGCGCCATTCGGATCCCCAGTCTTCGTTGCTAAATGCGGCCGCGTCGACAATGCGTTTGTGCACCCATGTAGAGGAATTCACTTCATCGCCCGAAAACAGGTAACCGATCGCGTCTGGGGGTGGCGGATGCCGATGCGATTCGAGTCGTACGA
The sequence above is a segment of the Pseudomonadota bacterium genome. Coding sequences within it:
- a CDS encoding amidohydrolase, which produces MNAEEPMSDPITEHKDPDLHIALIQFDIQWHDPVRNRARIDALLDRHDVANRDLIVLPEMFTTGFTMAADEVAESPDGPTVRWMQKRSAELNAVITGTLAVQEGGAAFNRLIFAHPDGSIEHYDKRHLFRMANEHTAYTPGQTRPIFTLKGWRLRPIICYDLRFPVWCRAVDDYDILLCPANWPSPRHAAWVSLLTARAIENIAYVIATNRVGQDAHDKLYLGNSKAINAKGHTLCDALDAEGVVQTSLSKSALLRFRERFPVHIDADAFTLVERE
- a CDS encoding EAL domain-containing protein, producing MKSKLSLAQRYAIYMGSIAFALLFAMFLLQVYQLQQTSARISQESQRTFAAETVRQLRQRGVVLAETLAHNVTEPYLAMDMVSLYDLIVPVRRSTSVESVFFFDANGRILHDGTREIAMYDQDVRTVFPNIRPQSGESDVLVLSRSIAVVRPVRSELQLHGGVVVELSTAGVDESHALLGDQLNELTDNSVRTSVLELGVIGLVLVVVLSLVAMLAGKRLAEPVKRLGMLADRLGKGDYDARVGFRRDDEIGDLAQSFDQMRQNLKEQNQRIEFQAYFDELTGLRNRASFHQLMSDVFVNGHPDAQHVLVYIDIDGFKRVNDGLGHGAGDRLLKAFAQRLRTWSTDVNGEPNGLSVCNAARWGGDQFVLLLRDVADTTIVSPMARNLLGTLGQPVDIAGMDVVLSSSVGYAVYPHDAKDSDTLMSYADLAMYTSKERGTNLVSAYTHRVNERVELNLLMESELRLAIEEEQFELKYMPIADTTSRVVTGFEQLVVWNHPERGELKPKHFMTALVSAGLREKFREWGFFQGLADLRRWHDAGFDHLRLHYNLASLDFDPRWLSEILLEGLEREQIDSRDISFEISEQSFSKNMLLTAELLRDLGVYDVSLWIDSFGTGYTSLNRLRRMSVTGIKLHHSVVRGVNRSQDNQHLVAASIAMAHGLGLLAAADGVFDEGQLSFLRQKGCDAVQGPLVGEPIIAASVEAYLRNYSSSHRFKRSS